Proteins from one Streptomyces caniferus genomic window:
- a CDS encoding sensor histidine kinase, whose amino-acid sequence MGVTGVPSDADAEPLPQRARWPAGLPDRDLPAPRLARTITIVVLLCLSIVVSLNSLEYSADTPTLAASVAIVLAVFLLQFLHSSTRAQRWTTRTRVLMLLTQAVFTYAPVLIFHRTWVSMTGPLAGSILLLVPFPRAWIPFAATVAVPASFQLVVSLSWLETSYLVLSTLFTGLVIYGLSRLTDLVQEVHRSRAELARLAVSQERLRFSRDLHDLLGYSLSAITLKSELIYRLVPGRPEQAREEVASLLDISRQALSDVRTVASGYRDMSLAAEADSAAAILASADVEAEVEIACGHLHPVIDTVLATALREGVTNILRHSKVETCRISAVTEEERVTLTLTNDGVPDDLPALSPHSGSGIGNLKARLGAVGGRLEAERTRDGCFRMVAQAPTRPIAARTTQDRMAARPAA is encoded by the coding sequence ATGGGTGTCACCGGCGTTCCGTCCGATGCCGACGCGGAGCCGTTACCGCAGCGTGCGCGATGGCCCGCGGGGCTGCCCGACCGCGATCTTCCCGCGCCGCGGCTCGCCCGGACCATCACCATCGTGGTGCTGCTGTGCCTGTCGATCGTGGTCTCGCTCAACTCCCTGGAGTACAGCGCCGATACGCCGACGCTGGCCGCGTCGGTGGCCATCGTGCTGGCCGTGTTCCTCCTGCAGTTCCTGCACTCCTCCACACGGGCCCAGCGCTGGACGACGCGGACCCGGGTCCTGATGCTGCTGACCCAGGCGGTCTTCACCTACGCACCTGTCCTGATCTTCCACCGCACCTGGGTCAGCATGACCGGTCCGCTGGCGGGATCGATTCTGCTTCTGGTGCCGTTCCCGCGGGCGTGGATCCCGTTCGCGGCGACCGTCGCGGTCCCCGCCTCCTTCCAGCTGGTGGTGTCGCTCAGCTGGCTGGAGACGTCCTATCTGGTGCTGTCGACGCTCTTCACGGGCCTGGTGATCTACGGACTGTCCCGGCTCACCGACCTCGTCCAGGAGGTGCACCGCTCGCGCGCCGAACTCGCCCGGCTGGCCGTCTCGCAGGAGCGGCTGCGCTTCTCGCGGGACCTGCACGACCTGCTGGGCTACAGCCTCTCCGCGATCACGCTCAAGAGCGAGCTGATCTACCGCCTGGTGCCCGGCCGGCCGGAGCAGGCCCGCGAGGAGGTCGCCTCGTTGCTGGACATCTCCCGTCAGGCGCTGTCGGATGTGCGCACGGTGGCCAGCGGCTACCGTGACATGTCGCTCGCCGCGGAGGCGGACTCCGCCGCGGCGATCCTGGCCTCGGCGGACGTGGAGGCGGAGGTCGAGATCGCCTGCGGACATCTGCATCCGGTCATAGACACCGTGCTCGCGACCGCGCTGCGCGAGGGTGTCACCAACATCCTCCGTCACAGCAAGGTCGAGACCTGTCGCATCAGCGCCGTCACGGAAGAGGAGAGAGTGACGCTGACCTTGACCAACGACGGTGTCCCCGACGATCTGCCCGCGCTCTCCCCCCACAGCGGCAGCGGAATCGGCAATCTCAAGGCCCGGCTCGGTGCGGTCGGCGGGCGGCTGGAGGCGGAGCGGACGCGCGACGGATGCTTCCGGATGGTTGCCCAGGCGCCGACGCGGCCGATCGCCGCGCGCACGACGCAAGACCGGATGGCCGCGAGACCCGCGGCCTGA